In Fluviispira sanaruensis, a genomic segment contains:
- a CDS encoding acyclic terpene utilization AtuA family protein, translated as MSKKDFIRIANAGGYWGDDPYALRRQVFGELKLDYISIDFLAEITMSILQKQRAKDPNAGYAKDFIHALEPVLEECLKRKIKIITNAGGVNPKSCAEDLFNLARKKNLNLKVAVVDGDDIFSLIPSLRTKGVAFKNMETDEDFSNCADRVLCANTYFGALPVAEALKHEPDIVLCGRVTDTGITLAAMMHEFNWKLDDYDKLAHGIVAGHIIECGAQASGGNFTDWQKVPSFIDIGFPIVECHPDGSFYVTKHPNTGGYISCQTIREQLLYEMGTPQSYITPDVIADFSTIQISSEKPERVKVTGIKGRKPTDLLKVSIAYEDGYKCSGSLIISGPDVRAKAEMFAKVFWLRLESELKNAGFSSTVKFKNTEYVGDDSTHKGMLNKHEAIEILLKLTVRDHDRNKLNIFRKLLPSLILSGPSGVAVTGGAPLISDVVSYWPALIPQECALPNVHIYEQKSGEDKCHLSYEKLKMNWPLTGGSSLIETPIHDPYSPALVSVMSTSKAIRVSLMEIAHARSGDKGDTVNIGLIGRSPECYVWLRENITAEKVNDWFHSLCKGNVHRYLVPNLWALNFLLEESLGGGGTMSLQIDAQGKTFSQALLRCEVDIPEILLSTISPEFKACAGELVRRNAE; from the coding sequence ATGTCAAAGAAAGACTTCATTCGTATTGCAAATGCTGGAGGTTATTGGGGAGATGACCCATATGCTTTACGCAGACAAGTATTTGGTGAACTTAAATTAGATTATATTTCTATCGATTTTCTTGCTGAAATAACCATGAGTATATTGCAAAAGCAACGAGCAAAAGACCCAAATGCAGGTTATGCCAAAGACTTTATCCATGCGCTTGAACCCGTACTTGAAGAATGTCTCAAACGAAAAATTAAAATCATTACCAATGCAGGTGGCGTAAATCCAAAGTCTTGCGCTGAGGATTTATTTAATTTAGCGCGAAAAAAGAATTTAAATTTAAAAGTTGCCGTTGTCGATGGTGATGATATTTTTTCATTAATTCCATCGCTCAGGACAAAAGGTGTTGCTTTTAAAAACATGGAAACCGATGAGGATTTTTCCAATTGTGCAGATAGAGTTTTATGTGCAAATACATATTTCGGAGCTTTGCCAGTAGCTGAGGCATTAAAACATGAGCCTGATATTGTATTATGCGGTAGAGTAACAGATACAGGTATAACACTCGCTGCTATGATGCATGAATTTAATTGGAAATTAGATGATTATGATAAGCTTGCACATGGCATTGTTGCAGGTCATATTATTGAATGTGGAGCACAAGCTTCGGGCGGTAATTTTACCGATTGGCAAAAAGTACCGAGCTTTATTGATATAGGTTTTCCCATTGTTGAATGTCATCCAGATGGAAGTTTTTATGTAACTAAACATCCAAATACAGGTGGATATATAAGTTGCCAAACAATTCGTGAACAACTTTTATATGAGATGGGCACTCCGCAAAGTTATATCACCCCCGACGTCATTGCTGATTTTTCAACAATTCAAATTTCATCTGAAAAACCAGAAAGAGTTAAAGTAACAGGAATCAAAGGACGTAAGCCTACAGATCTTTTAAAAGTCAGCATAGCATATGAAGACGGTTATAAATGCTCTGGTTCCCTTATCATTTCTGGACCAGATGTCCGTGCTAAAGCTGAAATGTTTGCAAAAGTTTTTTGGTTAAGGCTCGAAAGTGAATTAAAAAACGCAGGTTTTTCTTCTACCGTTAAATTTAAAAATACAGAGTATGTGGGTGATGACAGCACACACAAAGGTATGCTAAATAAACATGAAGCAATCGAAATTTTATTAAAATTAACAGTGCGTGACCATGATAGAAATAAGTTAAATATTTTTAGAAAACTTTTACCAAGTTTAATATTGAGTGGTCCATCGGGTGTTGCAGTCACAGGAGGCGCTCCACTTATTTCAGATGTCGTTAGTTATTGGCCTGCATTGATACCCCAAGAATGTGCATTGCCAAATGTGCATATCTATGAGCAAAAATCGGGTGAAGATAAGTGTCATTTAAGTTATGAAAAATTAAAAATGAATTGGCCGCTTACAGGAGGGAGCTCTTTAATTGAGACACCTATTCACGATCCTTATAGCCCTGCTTTAGTGAGCGTTATGTCAACTTCTAAAGCTATTCGCGTGAGCCTGATGGAAATTGCCCATGCACGCAGTGGGGATAAAGGCGACACGGTTAATATTGGATTGATTGGCCGCAGTCCAGAATGTTATGTCTGGTTACGAGAAAATATCACTGCTGAAAAAGTGAATGATTGGTTTCATAGCCTTTGTAAAGGAAATGTTCATAGATATTTAGTACCTAATTTATGGGCCTTAAATTTTCTTCTTGAGGAATCACTTGGAGGAGGAGGGACAATGAGTTTACAAATTGATGCTCAAGGTAAAACATTCAGTCAAGCATTATTGCGGTGTGAAGTTGATATACCAGAAATACTTCTATCGACAATTTCTCCAGAATTCAAGGCTTGTGCGGGAGAACTCGTAAGGAGAAATGCTGAATGA
- a CDS encoding carboxyl transferase domain-containing protein — translation MTFFKSQISAHSDSFKQNQIYNQEICNDLESLYEKIRMGGGEKARERHQSQGKMLVRDRIQNLCDASSPFIEISPLAANEVYDDSVPCAGVVAGIGQVSGKMCMIIGNDATVKGGTYYPLTVKKHLRAQEIALENKLPCIYLVDSGGAFLPMQAEVFPDKEHFGRIFYNQANMSAQQIPQISAVMGSCTAGGAYVPAMSDQTIIVNKTGTIFLGGPPLVKAATGEDVTAEYLGGAQVHTELSGVADHFAHDDEHAIEILRNIVDNLGKTKQAHIDIRSPELPAYDPSEILGIWPKDLRRQVDIREIIARIVDGSRFFEFKERYATTIVTGFAHIEGIPCGIIANNGVLFSESALKVTHFIELCTKEKIPLVFLQNITGYMVGSQYERAGIAKDGAKMVHAVATAKVPKITLLLGGSYGAGNYGMCGRAYSPRFLWTWPSSRISVMGGEQAAQVMVTVKKDQLSRDNKKLTAHEEEEIASPIRKKYEKEGHPYYASARLWDDGIINMIKTRSILAASLAVTLNTPISETSTGVFRM, via the coding sequence ATGACTTTCTTCAAAAGCCAAATATCGGCGCATTCTGATAGTTTTAAGCAAAACCAAATTTACAATCAAGAAATTTGTAACGATCTTGAATCGCTCTATGAAAAAATCCGCATGGGAGGTGGTGAAAAGGCCCGTGAAAGGCATCAATCTCAAGGGAAAATGCTTGTACGTGATCGTATACAAAATTTATGTGATGCCTCTTCACCTTTTATAGAAATTTCGCCTCTCGCTGCAAATGAAGTTTATGATGACTCAGTTCCCTGTGCAGGAGTTGTTGCGGGTATTGGTCAAGTTTCTGGAAAAATGTGCATGATTATTGGCAACGATGCCACAGTTAAAGGCGGGACTTATTATCCTTTAACAGTAAAGAAACATCTACGTGCACAAGAAATAGCTTTAGAAAATAAATTACCTTGCATTTATTTAGTGGACAGTGGCGGTGCTTTTTTGCCTATGCAAGCTGAAGTTTTTCCAGATAAAGAACACTTCGGAAGAATTTTTTACAACCAAGCAAACATGAGTGCACAACAAATTCCTCAAATCTCTGCGGTTATGGGCTCCTGTACAGCAGGAGGAGCGTACGTTCCTGCTATGAGTGATCAAACTATTATTGTTAATAAAACCGGTACGATTTTTTTAGGAGGCCCTCCCCTCGTAAAAGCAGCAACGGGTGAAGATGTCACAGCGGAGTATTTAGGAGGAGCGCAGGTGCATACGGAACTCAGTGGAGTTGCGGATCACTTTGCGCACGATGATGAACATGCGATTGAAATTCTAAGAAATATTGTAGATAACCTTGGCAAAACAAAACAAGCGCATATTGATATCCGTTCCCCAGAACTTCCAGCTTATGATCCATCAGAAATTCTTGGAATTTGGCCGAAAGATTTGCGCAGACAAGTTGATATTCGCGAAATAATTGCACGCATAGTCGATGGAAGTCGTTTTTTTGAATTTAAGGAACGCTATGCAACAACAATTGTTACAGGATTTGCTCACATCGAGGGAATTCCCTGCGGGATAATAGCAAATAATGGAGTGCTTTTTAGTGAAAGCGCCCTTAAAGTAACACACTTTATCGAGCTTTGCACAAAAGAAAAAATACCATTGGTATTTTTGCAAAATATCACTGGCTATATGGTTGGCTCTCAATATGAAAGAGCGGGTATAGCAAAAGATGGAGCGAAAATGGTACATGCTGTTGCAACTGCTAAAGTACCAAAAATCACTCTTCTCTTAGGTGGATCCTACGGAGCTGGAAATTATGGTATGTGTGGAAGAGCATATTCACCTCGTTTTCTTTGGACTTGGCCATCAAGTCGGATTTCTGTTATGGGTGGAGAACAAGCTGCACAAGTCATGGTAACAGTTAAAAAAGACCAACTTTCACGTGATAATAAGAAATTGACTGCACATGAAGAAGAGGAAATAGCAAGTCCAATTCGTAAAAAATATGAAAAAGAAGGTCATCCGTATTATGCTTCTGCGAGATTATGGGATGATGGAATTATTAATATGATTAAGACACGATCCATACTTGCTGCCAGTTTAGCAGTTACTTTAAACACACCTATTTCAGAAACATCGACAGGTGTTTTTAGAATGTAA